The genomic DNA GACGAAGCCCTGCCCGTCGTGCTGGAACAATCCCTGCGCGATCGGGGAGTGGACGCACGCTGCCTCAATTTCGGCGTGTCCGGCGACACTGCGGAAGATGGGCTGCGCCGTCTGGACCAGGTGCTTGAAGCGGACCCGGACGGCGTGATCCTGGCCTTCGGGGCCAACGACTGCTTTCTGGATGAACCGGCTGAAGACGTGGAGTCCAGGCTCGCCCTCCTGATCGAGGCGTTTCGGAAACGAAGCATTCCGGTCCTGTTGGTGGGCGTGAACGCCGAACTCAATCCCGACGAAGACTACAGGGCGAGCTTCGAAGCCGTCTATCCCTCCCTGGCGGAACGGTACGGCCTTCCCCTGTTCCCCGACATGCTCGCTCCGTACCAGGGCGACCCGTCCCTGACCCTGTTGGATGGGCTGCACCCCAATGCGGCGGGAGTGTCGGCCATTGGCCGCGCCCTGCTCCCCCTGGTCGAGGAACTGGCCACGACCGCCGCGCGATAGGCGGATTTCCCCCGTCCCCTTCCGTTTCCATTCCTTCTGGACACTGCCTTTCCGTCCCCATGGTCCTGTGCGCCGGCGGCCATGGGGACGGAAAGGGGCCGTCTTTTCTCCTGCCTCGTCCTGTATGCCCCCGCCGTAACGGGCCTTGTACTCCATCGCGGAATGCCATAGCGTAGCGCCTTGCCTTATACGCCCCTGCTTCTCATGGAAACAGCGGCGAAAAATGATGCGGGAAACCGGAGGAAGCCCATGCGCTACAAGTTGCAAATGATGAATACGGATTTCGGGGTAGGTATGTTCGCCGCCCTGCCGGACGTGAACCTGAGCCACAACGAAATGCTCGACCACCTCCGCGCTCACCCCTTCGACGACTACATGCATGAGTTCGTGCTTCAGGGC from Pseudodesulfovibrio thermohalotolerans includes the following:
- a CDS encoding arylesterase, which encodes MTSPFRIACFGDSLTEGYGLAPDEALPVVLEQSLRDRGVDARCLNFGVSGDTAEDGLRRLDQVLEADPDGVILAFGANDCFLDEPAEDVESRLALLIEAFRKRSIPVLLVGVNAELNPDEDYRASFEAVYPSLAERYGLPLFPDMLAPYQGDPSLTLLDGLHPNAAGVSAIGRALLPLVEELATTAAR